A segment of the Sphingobacterium oryzagri genome:
ATCCCGGCCGAAACGTATCACAAAGGCTGGGCACGCGACGGCGCTATTCGCTCATCCGTCGAAAAATACGGCATCCCAACTATCGTGAAGCACAACGCGGAAGAAGGCGAAATCGGACCTTTATTCTGGTCGCATTACAGCTTTTTGGGCCTAAACCCTGAAGGATTGAAAGACGAATATGCCAACTACGGGGATGTGGTGACCAATCACACAAAAATCAACATTGCCTATGCAAACGAGAATCCGAAAAAGTTCAAAGGCTATGGTGCAGATAAAGGATGGGGATGGACTGCCAGCTACTCCACAAACGGTTATAATGCGCATCACCCGGACAATGATCCTACGGGCGTTATTTCGCCAACAGCGGCTTTATCTTCGATGCCATACACGCCGAACGAAAGTCTCCAATTTATGCATTACCTAAAAGATAGTATTGGGGACAAAGTTTGGGGAAAATATGGCTTTTACGATGCGTATAGCGAAACGGAAAACTGGTATCCGCAGCGGTATCTCGCGATAGACCAGGGCCCGATCGTCGTTATGATACAAAATTACAAGGATAGCTTTATCTGGAATCTCTTTATGCAAGCGCCCGATGTGCAAACGGGCCTGAAGAAACTTGGATTTTCGAGCCCACAACTAAACAACTAAACAATGAAACGGTGTCTCGCTTGTTTCGGCTTGGTCCTGTTGCTCCTGTGCGCTGCACAGGGGCAAACAAGCCAGCAAACTTACTGTAATCCGGTCGATATCGATTATGGCTACACGCCTATTCCAAACTTTTCGGAATGGGGGCGGCACCGGGCGACGGCAGATCCTGTGATCGTAAATTATAAAAACGATTATTACCTCTTTAGCACCAATCAATGGGGCTATTGGTGGAGCGCCGATATGTTAAACTGGACATTCAAACCAAAGAAATTTCTTCGTCCGTGGAATGGCGACGTTTATGACGAACTATGCGCGCCAGCGGTAGGTGTAGTTGGCGATACTATGCTGGTATTTGGCAGCACATACACCGATAAGTTTACGATATGGATGAGCACCGATCCAAAAGCCAACGATTGGAAACCGCTCGTCGACAGCTTTGCTATTGGCGGTTGGGATCCCGACTTCTTTACGGATAGTGACGGTCGATTTTACATGTATAATGGCAGCAGCAATCAGTACCCACTATATGGCATTGAATTAGATCGCAAAACCATGCAGCCCAAAGGAACACGCAAAGAATTGCTGTATCTCGAAGATTGGCGTTACGGTTGGCAACGGTTTGGCGAATACTCGGATAACACCTTTCTCGACCCATTTTTGGAAGGTGCACACATGACCAAGTACAACGACAAATATTATTTCCAATTTGCCGGGCCGGGAACGGAGTTTAGCGGTTATGCAGATGGCGTAGCTGTAGGTGATTCGCCTTTAGGCCCATTTGTAAAACAGTCGGATCCGCTAAGCTATAAACCGGGCGGATTTGCGCGTGGTGCAGGTCACGGTTCGACATTTCAGGATAAACACGGGCAGTATTGGCAC
Coding sequences within it:
- a CDS encoding family 43 glycosylhydrolase, encoding MKRCLACFGLVLLLLCAAQGQTSQQTYCNPVDIDYGYTPIPNFSEWGRHRATADPVIVNYKNDYYLFSTNQWGYWWSADMLNWTFKPKKFLRPWNGDVYDELCAPAVGVVGDTMLVFGSTYTDKFTIWMSTDPKANDWKPLVDSFAIGGWDPDFFTDSDGRFYMYNGSSNQYPLYGIELDRKTMQPKGTRKELLYLEDWRYGWQRFGEYSDNTFLDPFLEGAHMTKYNDKYYFQFAGPGTEFSGYADGVAVGDSPLGPFVKQSDPLSYKPGGFARGAGHGSTFQDKHGQYWHVSTIVLGVKNNFERRLGIWPTYFDQDDVMHSNTAFGDYPHYLPDCDKAGQFTGWMLLNYKKPVTVSSTLGALTANHAVDESIKTYWSASSGKAGEWIATDLGALSTVRAVQINYADQDVDSSFLGKINGIYHQYKLYSSTDGKKWSLLLDKSKNKTDVPHAYTELDKPVQARYIKLENVAMPSGKFAISGLRVFGNGHSAKPEAVKQFTVMRTEKDKRSAWIKWNPVPDAYAYNIYTGLAPDKLYNCIMVHDANDYYYKAMDSQKGYYFTIEAINEHGVSERYPIVKID